In one Grus americana isolate bGruAme1 chromosome 1, bGruAme1.mat, whole genome shotgun sequence genomic region, the following are encoded:
- the POPDC2 gene encoding popeye domain-containing protein 2 isoform X2, whose amino-acid sequence MTIHFERRTAGEGGEWGRMSASSLSWDQAVLQPPVCDAWKEIMEGAAYQLASCIVLLGYMGGSGIFGSLYIFGLLAPGYFCYALWGWLSACGLDIFIWNMLLVLICLLQLAHLAYRLRRDTIPEEFDLLYKTMYLPLQVPLDVYKEIVKCCEEQVQSLVRDQNYAVEGKTPIDRLSLLLSGRIRVSQDGQFLHYVFPYQFLDSPEWESLRPSEEGTFQVTLTAETDCSFITWPRKKLYLLLRKDRYVARLFSSHLGYDISEKLYSLNEKLFAKFGLRFDIRLPSLYHVLGPASSEGEPEDCEELTPASGQAGASEPPPQPPPPPPPAPRLRASRPDSDLLASENLLRSYPHALCKGRAPLAPTHTPEL is encoded by the exons ATGACAATTCATTTTGAGCGCAGGACggctggggagggtggggagtgGGGAAGGATGAGCGCAAGCAGCCTCTCTTGGGACCAGGCTGTTCTCCAGCCTCCGGTGTGCGATGCCTGGAAGGAGATTATGGAGGGAGCAGCCTACCAGCTGGCCAGCTGCATCGTCCTCCTGGGTTACATGGGGGGAAGTGGTATCTTTGGGTCCCTCTACATCTTTGGCCTCCTGGCCCCAGGCTACTTCTGCTATGCTCTCTGGGGCTGGCTGAGCGCCTGTGGGCTGGATATCTTCATCTGGAACATGCTGCTGGTCCTCATCTGCTTGCTTCAGCTGGCTCACCTGGCTTACCGGCTCCGCAGAGACACCATCCCGGAAGAGTTTGACCTCCTCTACAAGACCATGTACCTGCCCTTGCAGGTGCCCCTGGATGTCTACAAAGAAATCGTGAAGTGCTGTGAAGAGCAAGTCCAGTCACTAGTCAGAGACCAGAATTACGCGGTGGAGGGCAAGACGCCCATCGACCGCCTCTCGTTGCTGCTGTCTGGCAG GATCCGAGTGAGCCAGGACGGGCAGTTCCTTCACTACGTCTTTCCGTACCAGTTCCTGGACTCTCCAGAGTGGGAGTCGCTGCGACCCTCCGAGGAAGGAACTTTCCAG GTCACGCTGACGGCTGAGACTGATTGCAGCTTCATCACCTGGCCAAGGAAGAAGCTGTATCTTCTCCTGAGGAAGGACCGCTATGTTGCCCGGCTCTTCTCCTCCCACTTGGGCTATGACATCTCGGAGAAGCTCTACTCCCTCAATGAGAAGCTCTTCGCTAAGTTCGGCCTTCGCTTCGATATCCGCTTGCCCAGCCTCTACCACGTCCTTGGGCCGGCCTCCTCCGAGGGGGAGCCGGAGGACTGTGAGGAGCTGACGCCTGCCTCTGGCCAGGCTGGTGCCTCTGAGCCTCCTCCGCAGCCGccaccaccgccgccgccggctCCGCGCCTCAGGGCATCCCGTCCTGACAGTGACCTGCTGG
- the POPDC2 gene encoding popeye domain-containing protein 2 isoform X1 has protein sequence MTIHFERRTAGEGGEWGRMSASSLSWDQAVLQPPVCDAWKEIMEGAAYQLASCIVLLGYMGGSGIFGSLYIFGLLAPGYFCYALWGWLSACGLDIFIWNMLLVLICLLQLAHLAYRLRRDTIPEEFDLLYKTMYLPLQVPLDVYKEIVKCCEEQVQSLVRDQNYAVEGKTPIDRLSLLLSGRIRVSQDGQFLHYVFPYQFLDSPEWESLRPSEEGTFQVTLTAETDCSFITWPRKKLYLLLRKDRYVARLFSSHLGYDISEKLYSLNEKLFAKFGLRFDIRLPSLYHVLGPASSEGEPEDCEELTPASGQAGASEPPPQPPPPPPPAPRLRASRPDSDLLGEDSTSLVLEDFAELPGSFMDYVSEGEYMK, from the exons ATGACAATTCATTTTGAGCGCAGGACggctggggagggtggggagtgGGGAAGGATGAGCGCAAGCAGCCTCTCTTGGGACCAGGCTGTTCTCCAGCCTCCGGTGTGCGATGCCTGGAAGGAGATTATGGAGGGAGCAGCCTACCAGCTGGCCAGCTGCATCGTCCTCCTGGGTTACATGGGGGGAAGTGGTATCTTTGGGTCCCTCTACATCTTTGGCCTCCTGGCCCCAGGCTACTTCTGCTATGCTCTCTGGGGCTGGCTGAGCGCCTGTGGGCTGGATATCTTCATCTGGAACATGCTGCTGGTCCTCATCTGCTTGCTTCAGCTGGCTCACCTGGCTTACCGGCTCCGCAGAGACACCATCCCGGAAGAGTTTGACCTCCTCTACAAGACCATGTACCTGCCCTTGCAGGTGCCCCTGGATGTCTACAAAGAAATCGTGAAGTGCTGTGAAGAGCAAGTCCAGTCACTAGTCAGAGACCAGAATTACGCGGTGGAGGGCAAGACGCCCATCGACCGCCTCTCGTTGCTGCTGTCTGGCAG GATCCGAGTGAGCCAGGACGGGCAGTTCCTTCACTACGTCTTTCCGTACCAGTTCCTGGACTCTCCAGAGTGGGAGTCGCTGCGACCCTCCGAGGAAGGAACTTTCCAG GTCACGCTGACGGCTGAGACTGATTGCAGCTTCATCACCTGGCCAAGGAAGAAGCTGTATCTTCTCCTGAGGAAGGACCGCTATGTTGCCCGGCTCTTCTCCTCCCACTTGGGCTATGACATCTCGGAGAAGCTCTACTCCCTCAATGAGAAGCTCTTCGCTAAGTTCGGCCTTCGCTTCGATATCCGCTTGCCCAGCCTCTACCACGTCCTTGGGCCGGCCTCCTCCGAGGGGGAGCCGGAGGACTGTGAGGAGCTGACGCCTGCCTCTGGCCAGGCTGGTGCCTCTGAGCCTCCTCCGCAGCCGccaccaccgccgccgccggctCCGCGCCTCAGGGCATCCCGTCCTGACAGTGACCTGCTGGGTGAGGACTCCACCAGTCTTGTCTTGGAAGATTTTGCTGAGTTGCCGGGGTCTTTTATGGACTATGTGAGCGAAGGGGAGTATATGAAGTGA